In a single window of the Agrobacterium vitis genome:
- a CDS encoding FtsB family cell division protein, with protein sequence MWTRHHKNRKFGRLVLPAVTIAFIGYFGYHSIHGDYGLKAGEHFDVVRAERSKELAALIHDRKKLETQVKLLSDGSLERDMIDEKARYQLNMSRPDEIVIFNR encoded by the coding sequence ATGTGGACACGTCACCATAAGAACCGTAAATTTGGACGCCTGGTCCTTCCCGCCGTCACCATCGCCTTTATCGGCTATTTCGGCTATCACAGCATTCATGGCGATTACGGGTTGAAGGCCGGCGAGCATTTCGATGTCGTGCGGGCTGAGCGGAGCAAGGAGCTGGCGGCGCTCATTCACGACCGCAAGAAGCTGGAAACGCAAGTAAAACTGCTCAGCGACGGCTCGCTTGAACGCGATATGATCGATGAAAAAGCCCGCTATCAGCTGAATATGTCGCGCCCCGACGAGATCGTCATTTTCAATCGCTAG
- a CDS encoding VOC family protein, whose product MSNANARLVDHLVLSVETLEAARSRLTALGFTVAPDGRHPFGTVNACVFLANGIYLEPLAIGDSTAVDAAYAEGNAFLVHDRIFRQVHDEGVSAIVTASKDARADHETFVAAGMKGGKMLQFSRPVRLPDGSETVASFRLAFAAREVEPFFLFTCERVDPLPADRSALESHANGVTGLRRVFFYAPQPARYAGWWKTVFGAEGRQTTNGLAFDAANLSMEIISGETKNKALVAEALVFTVADLEVTATVLAANGVAHERLAGGITVPAAPGQGVAFLFEENTP is encoded by the coding sequence ATGTCGAACGCAAATGCCCGCCTTGTCGATCATCTGGTGCTATCTGTAGAAACGCTGGAGGCGGCGCGAAGCCGCCTGACTGCTCTTGGCTTTACGGTTGCGCCGGATGGGCGCCATCCGTTCGGCACGGTCAATGCATGTGTATTCCTGGCCAATGGGATCTATCTCGAACCGCTGGCCATCGGCGACAGCACTGCTGTCGATGCGGCCTATGCTGAAGGTAATGCGTTTCTGGTGCATGACCGGATATTCCGGCAAGTGCATGACGAGGGCGTCTCGGCCATCGTCACGGCGTCCAAAGATGCCCGCGCCGACCATGAAACGTTTGTCGCTGCCGGAATGAAGGGCGGCAAAATGCTGCAATTTTCGCGGCCTGTAAGGCTGCCGGATGGCAGCGAAACGGTGGCCAGTTTCAGACTAGCCTTTGCAGCCCGGGAAGTGGAGCCGTTCTTCCTGTTTACCTGCGAGCGGGTCGATCCGCTTCCCGCTGATCGCAGCGCGCTTGAAAGCCATGCCAATGGCGTGACAGGACTAAGGCGGGTGTTTTTCTATGCGCCCCAGCCGGCCCGTTATGCCGGATGGTGGAAGACGGTGTTTGGTGCCGAAGGCAGGCAAACCACCAATGGGTTGGCCTTCGACGCAGCAAACCTGTCGATGGAAATCATTTCCGGAGAGACGAAGAACAAGGCCCTGGTGGCAGAGGCACTGGTGTTTACGGTTGCCGATCTTGAGGTGACAGCGACGGTTCTGGCTGCTAATGGCGTTGCCCATGAGAGACTAGCGGGCGGCATTACCGTCCCGGCTGCGCCCGGACAAGGCGTTGCCTTTCTGTTTGAGGAGAATACGCCATGA
- the lpdA gene encoding dihydrolipoyl dehydrogenase, whose product MSNAYDVIIIGSGPGGYVTAIRAAQLGLKIAIVEREHLGGICLNWGCIPTKALLRSAEILDHANHAKSYGLTLNGTMTADVKDVVARSRGVSARLNGGVAYLMKKNKIDVIWGEAKLTKPNEIVVGASSKPAVQPQNPVPKGVLGEGTYTAKHIIVATGARPRALPGIEPDGKLIWTYFEAMKPDFMPKSIVVMGSGAIGIEFASFYRSMGVDVTVVELMANIMPVEDVEISTIARKALEKRGLKIITEAKVSKVEKGANSITAHVETKDGKVQQITADRLISAVGVQGNIENLGLEALGVKTDRGCIVIDGYGKTNVPGLYAIGDVAGPPMLAHKAEHEGVVCIEKIAGLPHVHPMNKSLIPGCTYCNPQVASVGLTEAKAKEQGREIRVGRYNFNANGKAIALGEDNGMIKTIFDKKTGELIGAHMVGAEVTELIQGFVVAMNLETTEEELMHTIFPHPTLSEMMKESVLDAYGKVLNA is encoded by the coding sequence ATGTCGAATGCTTATGACGTCATCATCATCGGGTCCGGCCCTGGCGGCTATGTGACTGCGATCCGTGCCGCCCAGCTTGGCCTGAAAATCGCGATTGTCGAGCGCGAGCATCTTGGCGGCATCTGCCTCAACTGGGGCTGTATCCCCACCAAGGCGCTACTGCGGTCGGCGGAAATTCTCGATCACGCCAATCACGCCAAGAGCTATGGTCTGACGCTGAACGGCACCATGACCGCCGATGTGAAAGACGTTGTTGCCCGGTCGCGCGGCGTATCGGCCCGCCTCAATGGCGGCGTTGCCTATCTGATGAAGAAGAACAAGATCGATGTGATCTGGGGTGAGGCCAAGCTCACCAAGCCAAACGAGATCGTCGTCGGCGCATCGTCCAAGCCTGCCGTGCAGCCGCAAAATCCGGTTCCGAAGGGCGTGTTGGGTGAGGGCACCTATACTGCCAAGCATATCATCGTCGCCACCGGCGCGCGTCCCCGCGCTCTGCCGGGCATTGAGCCAGATGGCAAGCTGATCTGGACCTATTTCGAAGCGATGAAGCCGGATTTCATGCCGAAATCCATCGTCGTCATGGGCTCCGGCGCCATCGGCATCGAGTTCGCGTCCTTCTATCGCTCGATGGGTGTCGATGTCACCGTGGTTGAGCTGATGGCCAATATCATGCCGGTCGAGGACGTGGAAATCTCCACCATCGCCCGCAAGGCTCTGGAAAAGCGCGGCCTGAAGATCATCACCGAGGCCAAGGTTTCCAAGGTCGAAAAGGGCGCCAACTCCATCACCGCTCATGTCGAAACCAAGGATGGCAAGGTACAGCAGATTACGGCTGACCGGCTGATCTCGGCTGTCGGCGTGCAGGGCAATATCGAAAATCTCGGTCTTGAAGCTTTGGGCGTCAAGACGGATCGCGGCTGCATCGTCATCGACGGCTATGGCAAGACCAATGTGCCCGGCCTCTATGCCATCGGCGATGTCGCCGGTCCGCCAATGCTGGCTCATAAGGCCGAGCATGAAGGCGTTGTCTGCATCGAGAAGATTGCCGGTCTGCCGCATGTTCATCCTATGAACAAATCTCTGATCCCTGGCTGCACCTATTGCAATCCGCAGGTCGCCTCAGTCGGTCTCACCGAAGCCAAGGCAAAAGAACAGGGCCGCGAGATTCGTGTTGGTCGCTACAATTTCAACGCCAATGGCAAGGCCATCGCGCTGGGCGAAGACAATGGCATGATCAAGACGATCTTCGACAAGAAGACCGGCGAGTTGATCGGCGCGCATATGGTCGGCGCGGAAGTGACCGAGTTGATCCAGGGCTTCGTGGTCGCCATGAACCTGGAGACGACAGAAGAAGAGCTGATGCACACCATCTTCCCGCATCCGACACTGTCGGAAATGATGAAGGAAAGCGTGCTTGATGCCTATGGCAAGGTGCTGAACGCCTGA
- a CDS encoding GlsB/YeaQ/YmgE family stress response membrane protein: MENVGWLTAIFVGGLAGWLAGKLMDMRFGIFMNIVIGIIGSVIANAIFRRFDIFVASDWVGYLITSFIGACILLFVAKLVRK, from the coding sequence ATGGAAAATGTGGGCTGGTTGACGGCGATCTTCGTGGGTGGTCTGGCCGGATGGCTGGCAGGCAAGTTGATGGACATGCGCTTCGGCATTTTCATGAACATCGTCATCGGCATTATCGGTTCGGTCATCGCCAATGCCATCTTCCGGCGCTTTGACATTTTCGTCGCCAGCGACTGGGTTGGCTACCTGATTACCAGCTTCATCGGCGCCTGCATTCTGCTGTTCGTCGCCAAGCTGGTGCGGAAATAG
- the eno gene encoding phosphopyruvate hydratase, translating to MTAITDIIAREILDSRGNPTVEVDVYLEDGSMGRAAVPSGASTGAHEAVELRDGGTRYLGKGVEKAVEAVNSEIYDAIGGHDAENQIQIDTIMRELDGTPNKSRLGANAILGVSLAVAKAAAEASGLPLYRYVGGPNARILPVPMMNIINGGAHADNPIDFQEFMIMPVGAENIRDAVRMGSEVFHTLKKELSAQGFNTNVGDEGGFAPGLKSAPEALDFIMKSIEKAGYRPGEDMYLALDCASTEFFKDGKYVMEGEGRTLEPEAMADYLAELAAKYPIISIEDGMAEDDWDGWKYLTDKIGATTQLVGDDLFVTNSARLRDGIRMGVANSILVKVNQIGSLSETLDAVEIAHKAAYTAVMSHRSGETEDSIIADLSVATNCGQIKTGSLSRSDRLAKYNQLIRIEELLGPQAAYAGTSILKA from the coding sequence ATGACCGCTATTACCGACATTATTGCCCGCGAGATTCTCGACAGCCGCGGCAATCCGACCGTCGAAGTCGATGTCTATCTGGAAGATGGCAGCATGGGCCGCGCTGCAGTTCCGTCGGGCGCTTCCACCGGCGCCCATGAAGCCGTTGAGCTGCGCGATGGCGGCACACGTTATCTGGGCAAGGGCGTCGAAAAGGCGGTCGAAGCCGTCAACAGCGAAATCTATGACGCCATCGGCGGCCATGACGCTGAAAACCAGATCCAGATCGACACGATCATGCGCGAGCTGGACGGCACGCCAAACAAGTCGCGCCTCGGTGCCAATGCCATTCTCGGCGTGTCGCTGGCCGTTGCCAAGGCGGCTGCAGAAGCCTCCGGCCTGCCGCTCTATCGCTATGTCGGTGGTCCGAATGCCCGCATCCTGCCTGTGCCAATGATGAACATCATCAATGGCGGCGCACATGCCGACAATCCGATCGACTTCCAGGAATTCATGATCATGCCTGTCGGTGCGGAGAATATCCGTGACGCCGTGCGCATGGGCTCGGAAGTGTTCCATACGCTGAAGAAGGAACTCTCGGCGCAGGGCTTTAACACCAATGTCGGCGATGAAGGCGGCTTCGCACCGGGCTTGAAGAGTGCGCCGGAAGCACTTGATTTCATCATGAAATCGATTGAGAAGGCTGGTTATCGTCCGGGCGAAGACATGTATCTGGCGCTTGACTGCGCTTCGACCGAATTCTTCAAGGACGGCAAATACGTTATGGAAGGCGAAGGCCGCACGCTGGAGCCGGAAGCCATGGCTGACTATCTGGCTGAGCTGGCTGCCAAATATCCGATCATCTCCATCGAAGACGGTATGGCTGAAGACGATTGGGACGGCTGGAAATATCTGACCGACAAGATCGGTGCGACGACCCAGCTGGTTGGCGACGATCTGTTCGTCACCAATTCCGCCCGCCTGCGCGACGGTATTCGCATGGGTGTCGCCAACTCGATCCTCGTCAAGGTCAACCAGATCGGTTCGCTGTCGGAAACCCTGGATGCGGTTGAGATCGCGCACAAGGCTGCCTATACCGCCGTCATGTCGCATCGTTCGGGCGAAACCGAAGACTCGATCATTGCCGACCTGTCGGTTGCCACCAATTGCGGACAGATCAAGACCGGCTCGCTGTCGCGCTCCGACCGGCTGGCCAAGTACAACCAGCTGATCCGTATCGAGGAACTGCTTGGACCGCAGGCCGCTTATGCCGGTACGTCCATTCTGAAGGCCTGA
- a CDS encoding pyruvate dehydrogenase complex dihydrolipoamide acetyltransferase, with the protein MPINITMPALSPTMEEGNLAKWLVKEGDTVKSGDVIAEIETDKATMEVEAVDEGVVAKIVVPAGTEGVKVNALIAILAAEGEDVSAAAAGGGASAPAKAEAPKEEAPKAEAPAAKADAPAAAPQAAPQAAAPAAASGDRVFSSPLARRLAKEAGLDLKAISGTGPKGRVVKSDVEKAVSTGGAKPAAAPAASGAAPAPALAKGMSDDAVLKLFAEGSYELVPHDGMRKTIAKRLQESKQTIPHFYVSVDCELDALLALRAQLNGAAAEKDGKPVYKLSVNDMVIKAMALALRDVPDANVSWTDTNMVKHKHADVGVAVSIPGGLITPIIRQAELKSLSAISNEMKDLGARAKSRKLKPEEYQGGTTAVSNMGMMGVKNFAAVVNPPHATILAVGAGEERVVVKKGEMKIANVMTVTLSTDHRAVDGALGAELLGAFKRYIENPMGMLV; encoded by the coding sequence ATGCCGATCAATATCACCATGCCGGCCCTCTCTCCCACGATGGAAGAGGGCAATCTGGCCAAGTGGCTGGTCAAGGAAGGCGACACCGTCAAGTCCGGCGACGTGATCGCCGAGATTGAAACCGACAAGGCAACCATGGAAGTGGAAGCGGTCGATGAAGGCGTCGTTGCCAAAATCGTCGTTCCCGCTGGCACCGAAGGCGTCAAGGTCAATGCGCTGATCGCCATTCTCGCCGCTGAAGGCGAGGATGTGTCGGCTGCTGCGGCGGGTGGCGGTGCATCCGCTCCGGCAAAGGCTGAGGCACCCAAGGAGGAAGCTCCAAAGGCCGAAGCTCCCGCAGCCAAGGCAGATGCTCCTGCTGCGGCCCCCCAAGCTGCCCCTCAGGCCGCTGCTCCGGCAGCCGCATCCGGTGACCGGGTATTCTCGTCGCCACTCGCCCGTCGTCTCGCCAAGGAAGCCGGTCTTGATCTCAAGGCGATTTCCGGCACCGGGCCGAAGGGCCGGGTGGTAAAGAGCGACGTCGAAAAGGCCGTCAGCACCGGCGGTGCCAAGCCTGCCGCCGCTCCTGCGGCGTCTGGCGCAGCACCTGCTCCGGCGCTGGCCAAGGGCATGTCTGACGATGCTGTGCTCAAGCTGTTTGCCGAAGGCTCCTACGAGCTGGTGCCGCATGACGGCATGCGCAAGACCATCGCCAAGCGCTTGCAGGAATCGAAGCAAACCATTCCGCATTTCTACGTTTCCGTGGATTGCGAACTGGATGCCCTGCTGGCCCTTCGCGCCCAGCTCAATGGTGCAGCCGCTGAAAAGGACGGCAAGCCGGTCTACAAGCTCTCGGTCAACGATATGGTCATCAAGGCCATGGCGCTGGCTCTGCGCGATGTGCCAGATGCCAATGTTTCGTGGACCGACACCAACATGGTCAAGCACAAGCATGCCGATGTCGGCGTGGCTGTGTCGATCCCGGGCGGCCTGATCACCCCGATCATCCGCCAGGCCGAGTTGAAGAGCCTGTCCGCCATTTCCAACGAAATGAAGGATCTGGGCGCACGCGCCAAGAGCCGCAAGCTGAAGCCTGAGGAATATCAGGGCGGCACAACAGCGGTCTCCAACATGGGCATGATGGGCGTCAAGAACTTTGCCGCCGTGGTCAACCCGCCGCATGCCACCATTCTGGCAGTCGGCGCTGGTGAAGAGCGCGTTGTCGTGAAGAAGGGCGAAATGAAAATCGCCAATGTCATGACCGTCACGCTGTCCACCGACCACCGTGCGGTCGATGGAGCCTTGGGTGCCGAACTTCTCGGTGCGTTCAAACGCTACATCGAAAACCCGATGGGCATGCTGGTGTAG
- the kdsA gene encoding 3-deoxy-8-phosphooctulonate synthase has protein sequence MTASALPNATVTIGEGAKTVSFSNSAKISLICGPCQMESREHAFMMAGGIKEICDKLGIGLIYKSSFDKANRTSLKAGRGIGIEQGLAIFADLKKEFGFPVLTDIHSEDQCAEVAEVVDVLQIPAFLCRQTDLLVAAAKTGRAINVKKGQFLAPWDMKNVMEKITLSGNPNVMLCERGASFGYNTLVSDMRSLPIMAGMGAPVIFDATHSVQQPGGQGGSTGGQREFVETLARAAVAVGVAGLFIESHQDPDNAPSDGPNMVYLKDLERLLEKLLAFDAVTKAA, from the coding sequence ATGACCGCTTCCGCCCTGCCGAATGCAACCGTCACCATTGGCGAAGGCGCCAAGACGGTCTCTTTCTCCAACAGCGCGAAAATTTCGCTGATCTGTGGTCCCTGCCAGATGGAAAGCCGCGAGCACGCTTTCATGATGGCGGGCGGGATCAAGGAAATCTGCGACAAGCTCGGCATTGGCCTCATCTACAAATCTTCCTTCGACAAGGCAAACCGCACCTCGCTGAAGGCCGGGCGCGGCATCGGCATCGAGCAGGGACTGGCAATCTTTGCCGACCTTAAAAAGGAATTCGGCTTTCCGGTCCTGACCGACATTCACAGCGAAGACCAGTGCGCCGAAGTGGCTGAAGTGGTTGACGTTTTGCAGATCCCGGCTTTTCTGTGCCGTCAGACCGATCTTCTTGTGGCGGCGGCAAAGACCGGGCGGGCGATCAATGTCAAGAAGGGCCAGTTTCTGGCGCCCTGGGACATGAAGAACGTGATGGAAAAGATCACATTGTCCGGTAACCCCAATGTCATGCTCTGTGAGCGCGGCGCTTCCTTCGGCTATAATACGCTGGTCTCCGACATGCGCTCGCTGCCGATCATGGCAGGCATGGGCGCACCGGTGATTTTCGATGCCACGCACTCGGTACAGCAGCCGGGCGGGCAGGGCGGCTCGACCGGTGGCCAGCGCGAATTTGTGGAAACGCTGGCACGTGCAGCCGTTGCGGTTGGTGTCGCGGGTCTGTTCATCGAATCGCATCAGGACCCTGACAATGCGCCGTCCGACGGTCCCAATATGGTTTACCTGAAGGACCTTGAGCGCTTGCTGGAAAAACTGCTGGCGTTCGACGCCGTCACCAAGGCCGCCTGA
- the pdhA gene encoding pyruvate dehydrogenase (acetyl-transferring) E1 component subunit alpha, translating to MAPRKNATASGRKPAAKPAKGDFAVGTIEEFDREKELKAYREMLLIRRFEEKAGQLYGMGFIGGFCHLYIGQEAVVVGMQMALKLGDQVITGYRDHGHMLACGMSARGVMAELTGRRGGLSKGKGGSMHMFSKEKHFYGGHGIVGAQVSLGTGLAFANKYRGNDNVSLAYFGDGAANQGQVYESFNMARLWNLPVIYVIENNRYAMGTSVARASAQTDFSQRGVSFNIPGFKVDGMDVRAVKAAAVQAVEHCRAGKGPVILEMETYRYRGHSMSDPAKYRSKDEVQKMRSEHDPIEQVRLRLLEKGWANEDDLKLIDKDVRDIVADSADFAQADPEPDASELYTDILL from the coding sequence ATGGCACCGCGCAAAAACGCGACTGCTTCAGGCCGCAAACCGGCAGCAAAGCCTGCAAAAGGCGATTTCGCTGTTGGGACGATTGAAGAATTTGACCGCGAAAAGGAACTGAAAGCCTATCGCGAAATGCTTCTGATCCGCCGCTTCGAGGAAAAGGCCGGTCAGCTTTACGGCATGGGCTTCATCGGCGGTTTCTGTCACCTCTACATAGGCCAGGAAGCTGTCGTTGTCGGCATGCAGATGGCGCTGAAGCTCGGCGATCAGGTTATTACCGGCTATCGTGACCACGGCCATATGCTGGCTTGCGGCATGAGTGCACGCGGTGTGATGGCCGAACTGACCGGACGTCGCGGCGGCTTGTCGAAGGGCAAGGGCGGCTCCATGCACATGTTCTCCAAGGAGAAGCATTTCTACGGTGGCCACGGCATCGTCGGCGCCCAGGTGTCGCTCGGCACGGGTCTGGCCTTCGCCAATAAGTATCGCGGCAATGACAATGTCTCTCTCGCCTATTTCGGCGATGGCGCGGCCAACCAGGGCCAGGTCTATGAGAGCTTCAACATGGCGCGCCTGTGGAACCTGCCGGTGATCTATGTGATCGAAAACAACCGTTATGCCATGGGTACGTCCGTTGCCCGCGCCTCGGCGCAGACGGATTTCTCCCAGCGCGGCGTGTCCTTCAACATCCCCGGCTTCAAGGTGGATGGCATGGATGTGCGGGCCGTCAAGGCGGCTGCCGTGCAGGCTGTCGAGCATTGCCGCGCCGGCAAGGGCCCGGTCATCCTGGAAATGGAAACCTATCGCTACCGCGGTCACTCCATGTCCGACCCGGCCAAATACCGCTCCAAGGACGAAGTGCAGAAAATGCGCTCCGAGCATGACCCGATCGAACAGGTCCGGCTGCGTCTCCTGGAAAAGGGTTGGGCCAACGAAGACGATCTCAAGCTGATCGACAAGGACGTGCGCGACATCGTCGCCGACAGCGCCGATTTCGCCCAAGCCGATCCGGAGCCGGATGCATCCGAGCTCTACACCGACATCCTGTTGTAA
- a CDS encoding pyruvate dehydrogenase complex E1 component subunit beta, with the protein MPVDILMPALSPTMEEGTLSKWLKAEGDSVKSGDVIAEIETDKATMEVEAVDEGVIGKLLIEAGTQNVKVNTPIAVLLQDGESASDISAPKAESAAAPAAPAVPQEEKPTETGSASAPVPAQPISSAASDPSIPAGTEMVSMTVREALREAMAEEMRANDDVFIIGEEVAEYQGAYKITQGLLAEFGDRRVVDTPITEHGFAGVAVGAAMAGLRPIVEFMTFNFAMQAIDQIINSAAKTLYMSGGQMGAPIVFRGPNGAAARVGAQHSQDYAAWYSQIPGLKVISPYTAADAKGLLKAAIRDPNPVVFLENEILYGQSFDVPKLDDFVLPIGKARIHKSGKDVTVVSWSIGMTYATKAVEELTKLGIDVELIDLRTIRPMDLPTVIELVKKTGRLVVVEEGYPQSSVGDFVANRIQREAFDYLDAPVLTVAGKDVPMPYAANLEKLALPNVGEVVQAVKSVCYK; encoded by the coding sequence ATGCCAGTCGATATTCTCATGCCCGCCCTGTCTCCGACAATGGAGGAAGGCACGCTGTCCAAGTGGCTGAAAGCCGAAGGCGATAGCGTAAAATCCGGCGACGTGATCGCCGAAATCGAAACCGACAAGGCAACCATGGAAGTGGAAGCCGTGGATGAAGGCGTGATCGGCAAGCTGCTGATCGAAGCCGGAACCCAGAATGTCAAGGTCAACACGCCGATTGCCGTGCTGTTGCAGGATGGCGAAAGCGCGTCCGACATTTCGGCTCCCAAGGCTGAAAGCGCAGCGGCGCCCGCAGCCCCTGCCGTGCCGCAGGAAGAAAAGCCGACCGAGACCGGTTCTGCTTCCGCGCCTGTTCCGGCTCAGCCGATTTCAAGCGCTGCCAGCGATCCGTCCATTCCGGCCGGAACGGAAATGGTATCGATGACCGTGCGTGAAGCACTGCGCGAAGCCATGGCCGAAGAAATGCGCGCCAATGACGATGTATTCATCATCGGTGAGGAAGTGGCGGAATACCAGGGTGCCTACAAGATCACCCAGGGCCTGCTTGCCGAATTCGGCGACCGTCGCGTGGTTGACACTCCCATTACCGAGCATGGTTTTGCCGGTGTGGCCGTGGGCGCCGCCATGGCAGGACTGCGTCCGATCGTTGAGTTCATGACCTTCAACTTCGCCATGCAGGCGATTGACCAGATCATCAACTCGGCTGCCAAGACGCTTTACATGTCCGGCGGTCAGATGGGCGCGCCCATCGTGTTCCGTGGTCCGAACGGCGCTGCGGCTCGCGTTGGCGCCCAGCACAGCCAGGATTATGCCGCATGGTATAGCCAGATCCCCGGTCTGAAGGTCATCTCGCCTTACACGGCAGCCGATGCCAAGGGCCTGCTGAAAGCGGCGATCCGCGATCCGAACCCGGTGGTCTTCCTCGAAAACGAAATTCTCTACGGTCAGAGCTTCGATGTGCCGAAGCTGGATGATTTCGTGCTGCCGATTGGCAAGGCACGCATTCACAAGTCCGGCAAGGATGTCACCGTCGTGTCCTGGAGCATTGGCATGACCTATGCGACCAAGGCCGTGGAAGAGCTGACCAAGCTTGGCATCGATGTCGAGCTGATCGACCTGCGCACCATCCGTCCGATGGATCTGCCAACAGTAATCGAATTGGTCAAGAAGACCGGTCGTCTGGTCGTGGTGGAAGAAGGTTATCCGCAGTCGTCCGTGGGCGATTTCGTTGCCAACCGCATTCAGCGCGAAGCTTTCGATTACCTCGATGCGCCTGTTCTGACCGTGGCTGGCAAGGACGTGCCGATGCCTTACGCGGCCAACCTTGAAAAGCTCGCTCTGCCGAATGTCGGCGAAGTGGTCCAGGCCGTTAAATCCGTCTGCTACAAATAA
- a CDS encoding YdcH family protein translates to MSNTPHELAEEFPEFVTLMRHLKETDGHFVRLFDAYHEINRQVHRAETNIEPLDDFHMEDLRKKRMRLKDEIYGMLVRHEPEAETPAL, encoded by the coding sequence ATGTCCAACACTCCGCATGAACTGGCAGAGGAATTTCCGGAATTTGTGACTCTGATGCGGCATTTGAAGGAAACGGACGGCCATTTCGTTCGATTGTTCGATGCCTATCACGAAATCAACCGGCAAGTTCATCGCGCTGAAACAAATATAGAGCCGCTCGACGACTTCCATATGGAAGACCTCAGGAAGAAGCGGATGCGGCTCAAGGACGAAATCTACGGGATGCTGGTTCGTCATGAACCGGAGGCCGAGACACCGGCATTATAA
- a CDS encoding SGNH/GDSL hydrolase family protein, translated as MKTILAYGDSLTWGYDPVALGRHAHEDRWTSVLQKALGHGVRVIAEGLNGRTTAYDDHLADCDRNGVRLLPSILETHKPLDLVILMLGTNDLKRGIQGTAIGATSGIKRLVKLVHQHDWGFDFEGPDVLIVSPPPIRETANVMFGAMFNHSIEEGGMLASMYRDAADELGCGFFDAGSVAKTTPMDGIHLDADNTRAIGRGLEPVVRMMLGL; from the coding sequence ATGAAAACCATTCTCGCATACGGCGACAGTCTGACCTGGGGATACGACCCAGTCGCCCTTGGCCGTCACGCCCATGAGGACCGCTGGACCAGCGTGTTGCAAAAAGCGCTTGGTCATGGCGTTCGGGTGATTGCCGAGGGTTTGAATGGGCGCACGACTGCTTATGACGATCATCTTGCGGATTGTGATCGCAATGGTGTGAGGCTGTTGCCGAGCATTCTTGAAACCCACAAGCCGCTGGATCTGGTGATCCTGATGCTAGGCACCAATGATCTGAAGCGCGGTATTCAGGGAACGGCGATTGGCGCGACGTCTGGCATCAAGCGGTTGGTCAAGCTGGTCCATCAGCATGACTGGGGTTTTGATTTCGAAGGCCCGGATGTGCTGATTGTTTCGCCGCCGCCGATCCGCGAAACCGCAAATGTGATGTTCGGGGCGATGTTCAATCATTCCATCGAGGAAGGTGGAATGCTGGCCAGCATGTACCGCGATGCGGCGGATGAACTGGGTTGTGGCTTTTTCGATGCCGGTTCGGTGGCCAAGACCACGCCGATGGATGGCATTCATCTCGATGCTGACAATACCCGCGCCATCGGGCGCGGTCTGGAGCCTGTGGTGCGGATGATGCTGGGCCTGTGA